In Sulfuracidifex metallicus DSM 6482 = JCM 9184, a single window of DNA contains:
- a CDS encoding CDP-2,3-bis-(O-geranylgeranyl)-sn-glycerol synthase: MLIELLVGLAMYLPAFAANGGATFIRNGTPIDFRRNFKDGRRILGDGKSFEGLLLSLTFGVDVGIIISRFLGIDWILVGLVESLFAMLGDMAGAFIKRRLNIPRGGRAWGLDQLDFILGSTLGILIMGIRPSLYQFLFVALIAFLMHMFTNYGAYRLKIKTVPW; the protein is encoded by the coding sequence ATGCTTATAGAGCTTCTAGTCGGTCTGGCAATGTATCTTCCAGCTTTTGCAGCAAACGGCGGAGCTACATTCATAAGGAACGGAACTCCAATAGACTTTAGACGTAACTTCAAGGACGGCCGTCGTATTTTAGGCGATGGTAAATCATTTGAGGGATTGCTTCTCTCCTTGACTTTTGGAGTCGACGTAGGCATAATCATTTCTAGATTCTTAGGAATTGACTGGATCCTAGTAGGTCTAGTGGAGTCTCTCTTTGCAATGCTGGGAGACATGGCAGGTGCATTCATAAAACGAAGGCTTAACATTCCTAGAGGAGGAAGAGCGTGGGGCCTTGACCAACTTGACTTCATTTTAGGTTCTACCCTAGGTATATTGATTATGGGGATTAGGCCAAGTCTGTATCAATTCTTGTTCGTAGCATTGATAGCATTTTTAATGCACATGTTCACTAACTATGGAGCATATCGATTAAAAATTAAAACTGTCCCGTGGTAG
- a CDS encoding UPF0147 family protein — protein sequence MASPYDNEAKLKQAVILLQKIVNDTSVPRNIRRAATDAIRNLQDNGISHAVRAANAIGILEDISQDPNMPMHARISIWNVVSVLETIRD from the coding sequence ATGGCATCCCCCTACGATAACGAAGCAAAGCTAAAGCAAGCAGTTATACTGCTGCAGAAAATCGTGAACGATACGAGCGTTCCACGGAACATAAGAAGAGCTGCAACCGACGCTATAAGGAACCTACAGGACAATGGAATAAGTCACGCTGTAAGAGCGGCAAACGCTATTGGAATCTTGGAGGACATAAGTCAAGATCCTAACATGCCCATGCATGCTAGGATCTCAATATGGAACGTAGTGTCTGTCCTTGAGACCATAAGGGACTAA
- the tmk gene encoding dTMP kinase: MLLISIEGIDGSGKTTVAKEIVRRLKEKGKNATYTKEPFTEDITGIIQRVGWNDPIALTLLFAADRRIHVRWMEEQNVDAIITDRYIHSTIAYQSVMGIDEKWIRNVNSKFPYPDLVILLDLDPTIASSRIKKGDIFDFPEKRKTLEKVRNKYLELAAMEHFLIVNADKPFEEVINSIMFYLLDQIT, from the coding sequence TTGCTTCTAATCTCTATAGAGGGAATAGACGGATCTGGGAAGACCACAGTCGCTAAGGAGATCGTAAGAAGACTTAAGGAAAAGGGAAAGAATGCAACCTATACTAAGGAGCCATTCACGGAGGATATAACTGGGATTATACAGAGAGTTGGTTGGAACGACCCAATAGCTTTAACTCTTCTCTTTGCAGCTGATAGGAGAATTCACGTTAGGTGGATGGAAGAGCAGAACGTTGATGCGATAATAACTGATAGATACATTCATTCAACAATAGCATATCAAAGCGTTATGGGAATAGACGAGAAGTGGATCAGAAATGTCAACTCTAAGTTCCCTTATCCAGATCTTGTGATACTTTTAGACTTGGACCCAACGATTGCATCTTCAAGGATAAAGAAGGGAGATATATTCGACTTCCCCGAAAAGAGGAAAACTCTAGAAAAAGTTAGAAATAAATATTTGGAGCTTGCCGCTATGGAACATTTTCTAATTGTTAATGCAGATAAGCCGTTTGAGGAAGTAATAAATTCAATCATGTTTTACCTTCTCGATCAGATCACTTGA
- a CDS encoding minichromosome maintenance protein MCM, with translation MSLMEKQLDVEDLFIDFLSSFMDRRGVRKYSERINKMIGYRHKSLEVDFNDLLSFNEELANKIVVDAKNVIPLIERKLMDYIVERDPDYQLEVNRVHVRITSVPRIIQLRKIRSDDINKLISVEGILVRSTSIKERITKIWLQHVPPGCGDEFEWPGEGEEIQESVEMPAVCPRCGKPGQFKWIKEKSEIVDWQKVVVQEKPEEIPAGQLPRQLEAILEDDLVDSARPGDRIKMVGILEIKEDVPIKRGMRSVFDFHMKVNSVEISQKVLDEVMISKEDEEKIKELARDPWIKEKIISSISPSIYGHYEIKEAIALALFGGVPKVMPDGTRIRGDIHLLIIGDPGTAKSQTLQFAARVAPRSVYTTGKGSTAAGLTAAVVREKNTGDYYLEAGALVLADGGIAVIDEIDKMRDEDRVAIHEAMEQQTVSIAKAGIVAKLNARATVIAAGNPKLGRYISERSISDNINLQPTILSRFDLIFILVDKPGENDKLLAEYILNVHRGHEVGDFIDIETLKKYIAYARKYVTPVLTDEAKELIQNFFVEMRRKSSESPDSPILITPRQLEALIRMSEAYAKISLRNEVTRDDAERAINIMRIFLENVGLDVESGKMDIDTIMTGKPKSARDKMTTILEIIDDISSMEECAKVGKIIKEAEKRSLDKDTVQKVIQDMRKSGLIYESKPDCYKKV, from the coding sequence GTGAGTCTTATGGAGAAACAGCTTGATGTTGAGGACCTCTTTATTGACTTTCTGTCGTCCTTTATGGACAGGAGAGGTGTTAGAAAATATAGTGAACGTATAAATAAAATGATAGGATATAGGCACAAGAGCCTAGAGGTCGACTTTAACGATTTGCTTTCATTTAACGAGGAATTAGCCAATAAGATAGTCGTAGATGCAAAAAATGTCATTCCTTTAATAGAAAGAAAACTAATGGATTACATAGTAGAAAGGGACCCAGATTACCAGTTAGAAGTCAACAGAGTTCACGTTAGAATAACTAGTGTACCTCGTATAATTCAGCTCAGGAAGATACGAAGTGACGATATTAATAAACTAATTAGCGTTGAGGGGATCCTGGTAAGGTCAACCTCAATAAAAGAGAGAATAACTAAGATATGGCTTCAACATGTGCCTCCAGGCTGTGGAGATGAATTTGAGTGGCCGGGCGAAGGAGAAGAAATTCAGGAATCCGTAGAAATGCCTGCCGTATGTCCACGTTGCGGTAAGCCAGGTCAATTTAAGTGGATAAAGGAAAAATCGGAAATAGTAGACTGGCAAAAGGTTGTAGTCCAGGAGAAACCTGAGGAGATTCCCGCAGGTCAACTGCCAAGGCAGTTGGAGGCTATCCTAGAGGACGATTTAGTTGATTCGGCAAGGCCAGGGGATAGGATAAAAATGGTTGGTATACTCGAAATAAAGGAGGACGTTCCCATAAAGAGGGGCATGAGGTCAGTCTTTGATTTCCATATGAAGGTAAACAGTGTAGAAATTTCACAGAAGGTATTAGATGAGGTTATGATATCAAAGGAAGATGAAGAAAAGATAAAAGAGCTGGCTAGGGACCCCTGGATTAAGGAGAAAATCATTTCCTCTATTTCACCTTCCATTTATGGGCATTACGAAATTAAGGAAGCAATAGCCTTAGCGTTGTTTGGTGGCGTCCCTAAGGTAATGCCTGACGGAACGAGGATAAGGGGAGACATTCATCTACTTATAATAGGCGATCCAGGTACTGCGAAGTCACAGACGTTACAGTTTGCAGCTAGAGTAGCACCTAGATCCGTCTATACAACTGGAAAGGGATCCACGGCTGCAGGTTTAACTGCCGCAGTTGTTAGGGAAAAGAATACTGGAGATTATTACCTTGAGGCTGGAGCTCTGGTCCTTGCAGATGGTGGAATAGCTGTTATAGACGAGATAGACAAAATGAGGGACGAGGATAGGGTAGCAATACATGAGGCAATGGAACAACAGACAGTGTCAATTGCTAAGGCGGGGATTGTGGCTAAGCTCAATGCGAGAGCCACTGTTATAGCCGCGGGTAACCCTAAACTTGGCCGTTATATCTCTGAAAGGAGTATCTCGGACAACATAAATTTGCAACCTACTATACTCTCTAGGTTTGATCTAATCTTCATATTGGTGGATAAACCCGGAGAGAATGATAAATTACTAGCAGAGTATATCTTAAACGTTCATAGAGGTCATGAAGTGGGAGACTTCATCGATATAGAGACACTGAAGAAGTATATAGCATATGCTAGAAAATACGTTACTCCAGTGTTAACTGATGAAGCTAAAGAACTAATACAAAACTTCTTCGTTGAAATGAGGAGGAAGAGCAGCGAAAGTCCAGACTCTCCCATATTGATTACACCTAGGCAGCTTGAAGCCCTTATAAGGATGAGCGAGGCTTACGCTAAAATATCGTTAAGAAATGAGGTGACAAGGGACGATGCTGAGAGGGCAATCAACATAATGAGAATATTCTTAGAGAACGTAGGACTTGACGTAGAGTCTGGTAAAATGGATATAGATACTATCATGACTGGCAAACCTAAGAGTGCCAGAGACAAAATGACCACGATTTTAGAAATAATAGATGACATTTCGTCCATGGAGGAGTGTGCAAAAGTGGGCAAGATAATAAAGGAGGCTGAGAAACGTTCTTTAGACAAGGATACTGTTCAAAAGGTCATACAAGATATGAGAAAAAGTGGCTTAATTTATGAAAGTAAGCCAGATTGCTATAAGAAGGTATAA
- a CDS encoding MFS transporter: MKRLKLSETGWRSILFTISIINSLYFNITLINTLELWIISKISGSSLITGILFSLISIPFFFSYFTGTIVDTIKNKKIILLAFSFLLLVILFLSQLELLVNNLFALILLFYIMTLLTGFIFDISGAIMSIWIKENINEEIYKKVSSINQIIARSLGLFAGVLAGIFLTVNLKYSLFGPLFLLGITIFLLLPIKISSTKGIKKSGLKEGFIEGFNYIRKNKVLTQFVILTIGNFFFNMQGLLLLFYVEDFLHKGPIFFSMLGAVSEIGIILGSAYAPKIKKGKLGFYHVLFGTFISASLMSYILIHNVFLAVIPTFAVSFFSGINSVLTSSVLLRVIDKEYMGRVRGTISAISEGLVTFSGPLGGVLIAAMGIGQTYLLVGLVMLIFFYLELAFKEFYNLRI, from the coding sequence GTGAAGCGATTGAAGTTGTCTGAAACCGGCTGGAGGAGTATATTATTTACAATATCTATAATTAATTCCTTATATTTTAATATTACTTTAATTAACACATTGGAGTTATGGATTATTTCAAAAATTTCTGGTTCTAGTTTGATCACTGGAATTCTATTTTCCCTTATTTCAATACCCTTCTTTTTTAGTTACTTCACTGGAACAATAGTAGACACCATAAAAAATAAGAAGATAATATTATTAGCTTTTTCATTCTTACTTCTTGTTATCTTGTTTCTATCCCAATTAGAACTATTAGTAAATAATCTCTTTGCGCTCATTTTATTATTCTACATAATGACGTTACTGACAGGTTTTATTTTTGATATTTCAGGTGCTATTATGTCCATCTGGATTAAAGAAAATATAAATGAAGAAATTTACAAAAAAGTCTCGTCTATTAATCAAATTATCGCTAGATCGTTGGGACTTTTTGCGGGAGTCTTAGCAGGGATCTTTCTTACAGTAAATCTGAAATATTCATTGTTTGGGCCGTTATTTTTATTGGGAATAACTATCTTTCTACTTCTGCCTATAAAGATATCTAGTACTAAAGGCATTAAAAAAAGTGGTTTAAAAGAGGGGTTTATAGAGGGGTTTAACTACATAAGAAAGAATAAAGTGCTAACTCAGTTTGTTATTCTCACGATAGGGAATTTCTTCTTTAATATGCAAGGATTATTACTGTTGTTTTACGTTGAAGATTTTTTGCATAAAGGGCCAATTTTCTTTAGCATGTTGGGCGCTGTTAGTGAGATAGGAATAATCCTAGGTTCTGCTTATGCTCCTAAAATTAAAAAGGGTAAATTAGGTTTCTACCACGTACTATTCGGTACATTTATTTCAGCGTCTTTAATGTCATATATACTAATTCATAATGTCTTTCTTGCAGTAATACCTACATTTGCCGTATCCTTCTTTTCTGGAATTAATTCCGTTTTAACTTCCTCTGTGCTCTTGAGAGTTATAGACAAGGAGTACATGGGGAGAGTTAGGGGTACTATATCAGCAATATCTGAAGGCTTGGTAACGTTTTCTGGTCCTTTAGGAGGCGTTTTAATAGCTGCTATGGGAATAGGACAAACTTATCTTTTAGTGGGGCTAGTGATGCTAATATTCTTTTATCTTGAACTGGCATTTAAAGAATTTTACAACCTTAGAATTTAA
- a CDS encoding DNA replication complex GINS family protein, with amino-acid sequence MLLTRINAIRNSSLSNIRKVMVLDEWNRETIHGEVHLAKGSEAELPRWLAEELQKEGIVKIIDSFTIDDLGRILFQEKQRPNVPASITKTDDSLYQKMKELIIDLRNSNNISSLEQMRKAISIAAEISSLRIRKVVQLSLLDIKDEKIMDKMTQEERLIFYSIREILESINGESYGETA; translated from the coding sequence ATGCTACTTACCAGGATTAATGCCATAAGGAACTCCTCTCTCAGTAACATAAGGAAGGTAATGGTGTTAGACGAGTGGAACAGGGAAACTATCCATGGCGAGGTACATCTAGCAAAAGGAAGCGAAGCAGAGTTACCTAGATGGTTAGCAGAGGAACTTCAAAAGGAAGGCATTGTAAAGATAATAGACTCATTTACCATTGATGATCTAGGTAGAATTCTTTTCCAAGAGAAGCAAAGGCCTAATGTTCCAGCTTCTATAACCAAAACTGATGATAGCCTTTATCAGAAAATGAAGGAGCTAATAATAGACTTGAGGAATAGCAACAACATTTCCTCTTTGGAACAGATGAGGAAAGCTATCTCTATAGCAGCAGAGATCTCTTCTCTTAGAATAAGAAAAGTAGTTCAGTTAAGTTTACTAGATATAAAGGATGAGAAAATTATGGATAAGATGACACAGGAGGAACGCTTAATATTTTATTCCATAAGAGAAATATTAGAATCTATTAACGGTGAGTCTTATGGAGAAACAGCTTGA
- a CDS encoding THUMP domain-containing protein, with protein MNAYPKAIVTTGNNKGKKTTIELINRLLPYDNDVEIKEEIKNVLSIYSKLSPMEIYGLIASAPPSSAFKIFPFMDVAELQIETIIKKGVDLLLSKKVKKFYVECIQRTKEVNCREVEIGIGISMRGKAEVNYNEPDYVLFANIMKSFLGFSLFKNGQEKLSVSTLKLNMRK; from the coding sequence ATGAACGCTTATCCGAAGGCGATAGTAACAACAGGGAACAATAAGGGAAAAAAGACCACAATTGAATTAATAAATAGGCTTTTACCTTATGATAATGACGTCGAGATAAAAGAGGAAATAAAGAACGTTCTTTCTATCTACTCAAAATTAAGTCCAATGGAGATCTACGGACTTATAGCCTCTGCTCCTCCTTCGTCTGCATTTAAGATATTCCCATTTATGGACGTGGCAGAGCTACAAATAGAAACTATAATTAAAAAGGGAGTAGATCTACTGTTATCTAAGAAGGTAAAGAAATTTTACGTAGAATGCATTCAAAGGACGAAGGAAGTAAATTGTCGCGAGGTGGAAATTGGCATAGGAATTTCCATGAGAGGAAAAGCTGAGGTAAATTATAATGAACCAGATTACGTCTTATTTGCCAACATCATGAAAAGTTTCTTGGGATTCTCGTTATTTAAAAATGGTCAAGAAAAACTTTCAGTCTCCACTCTTAAGTTAAATATGAGGAAATAG
- the moaC gene encoding cyclic pyranopterin monophosphate synthase MoaC, with protein sequence MMAETKMVDISEKSEIKREAIAKGRIKLKKSTVELIKRKEVEKGDVIAVTKTAAILATKKTPELIPMCHPIPIEHVDVEVNLGEDFVEVVCKVSAHYKTGVEMEALTGVSVGLLNVWDMIKKYEKDQEGQYPETCIEEIKVIKKIKSSS encoded by the coding sequence ATTATGGCAGAAACTAAAATGGTAGATATCTCAGAAAAGAGTGAGATAAAAAGGGAGGCTATAGCGAAAGGTAGAATAAAGCTGAAAAAAAGTACTGTGGAGCTGATTAAAAGGAAAGAAGTTGAAAAAGGAGATGTAATTGCAGTAACTAAAACTGCGGCAATACTTGCGACTAAAAAGACTCCAGAGCTGATACCTATGTGTCATCCTATACCGATAGAGCATGTAGACGTGGAAGTTAACCTTGGAGAGGATTTCGTTGAAGTTGTGTGTAAAGTTTCAGCACATTATAAAACTGGGGTGGAAATGGAGGCTTTAACTGGGGTTTCAGTGGGACTTCTTAACGTATGGGATATGATAAAAAAATATGAAAAGGACCAAGAAGGTCAGTATCCTGAGACTTGCATAGAGGAAATAAAAGTAATTAAGAAAATTAAGTCCTCTTCCTAG
- a CDS encoding ABC transporter ATP-binding protein, giving the protein MELRDVTLGYIGKVILHDINLVLNSGMNVVLGPNGAGKTTLFRVCSGALKPYKGEVLINGIDIYKNVKIKRMIGYLPHRDGLMSELTVRENLMFYAMVYNLNNDVATKIVKLAREFGMENLLDSPVASLSHGQRRRVALMRVLLHDPQFLFLDEPSNGLDPLAAKNFRSLIKDLIHSRNIGVTYSTHNLYEALELAENVIVINHGRVVFKGSLEDLRHFIGRIKVGLKVRGNPVTILNSMGYDTYQDGGLWIVEVKSEDEIGNIVKELTKHNIIILVVKEIGNPLEDILEQLSDKL; this is encoded by the coding sequence ATGGAATTACGAGATGTCACACTTGGTTACATAGGTAAGGTGATATTGCATGATATTAATTTAGTTCTTAACAGTGGTATGAATGTTGTCCTTGGTCCTAATGGTGCGGGTAAAACTACATTATTTAGGGTGTGTAGTGGAGCATTAAAGCCTTATAAAGGTGAAGTATTAATTAATGGAATTGACATATATAAAAATGTTAAGATAAAGAGAATGATAGGTTATTTACCCCATAGAGATGGACTGATGAGCGAACTAACAGTGAGAGAGAACTTAATGTTCTATGCAATGGTTTATAACCTAAATAATGATGTAGCTACGAAGATCGTGAAATTAGCCAGGGAGTTCGGAATGGAGAACCTCCTTGATTCTCCAGTGGCATCCTTGAGCCATGGACAAAGGAGAAGAGTAGCACTTATGAGAGTTCTTCTTCACGATCCTCAATTCCTTTTTCTTGACGAACCCTCAAATGGCTTAGATCCATTAGCGGCTAAGAATTTTCGAAGTCTCATAAAAGACCTTATCCATAGCAGAAATATAGGAGTAACTTATTCTACGCATAATCTCTATGAGGCATTAGAACTAGCTGAAAACGTAATTGTCATAAACCATGGTAGAGTAGTATTTAAAGGCTCTCTTGAGGATTTAAGACATTTTATCGGAAGAATAAAAGTTGGTTTAAAGGTACGTGGAAATCCCGTCACTATCTTAAACTCTATGGGTTATGATACTTATCAAGATGGCGGATTATGGATAGTTGAAGTCAAGTCAGAAGACGAAATTGGAAATATTGTTAAAGAACTTACAAAACATAATATTATTATACTTGTGGTTAAGGAAATTGGTAATCCACTTGAAGATATACTAGAGCAGTTAAGTGATAAATTATGA
- a CDS encoding replication factor C small subunit, whose amino-acid sequence MSVLEEALWTEKYRPRTLNDVVNQKEIVERLKKFISEKNMPHLLFAGSPGTGKTTIALALVHDLFGENFRDYFLELNASDERGIDVIRNKVKDFARALPGKGVPFKVILLDEADNMTSDAQQALRRTMELFTSTTRFILACNYLSKVIEPIQSRTALFRFYPLKKEDVVARLEFIAKQEKVSYDQDGLDAIYDVTMGDMRKSINLLQASSAYGKVSVESVYKVLGLAKPKEILEMLNASLQGDFNTARSKLRELLVTYGLSGEDIIKQMHKELVGNNLLKIPEELRVIIADYLGEAEFRLVEGADDDIQLSAVIAKLAILGNKYDIGATK is encoded by the coding sequence ATGAGTGTTCTGGAAGAGGCTTTGTGGACTGAGAAGTATAGACCGAGGACGTTAAATGATGTGGTAAATCAAAAGGAAATTGTTGAAAGATTAAAGAAGTTCATTTCTGAGAAAAATATGCCACATCTGCTTTTCGCTGGTTCACCGGGAACTGGAAAGACTACCATTGCTTTAGCCTTGGTTCATGACCTTTTTGGGGAAAACTTCAGGGACTACTTCCTTGAACTTAATGCTAGCGATGAGAGAGGAATAGACGTAATAAGGAATAAAGTAAAGGATTTCGCTCGAGCTCTGCCTGGCAAGGGCGTTCCTTTTAAAGTTATACTTCTAGATGAGGCAGACAACATGACGTCCGATGCTCAACAAGCTTTGAGAAGGACCATGGAATTATTCACTTCAACAACCAGGTTCATATTAGCCTGTAACTATCTCAGCAAGGTAATAGAGCCAATTCAATCTAGGACAGCCTTATTTAGGTTTTACCCTTTAAAGAAGGAAGACGTCGTAGCTAGACTCGAGTTCATTGCGAAACAAGAGAAGGTTTCTTACGATCAAGATGGTCTTGACGCTATATACGATGTTACAATGGGAGATATGAGGAAGTCAATTAACTTACTTCAGGCATCCTCAGCATACGGTAAAGTGAGCGTAGAATCTGTTTATAAAGTTCTAGGTTTAGCAAAACCAAAGGAAATTCTAGAGATGCTAAATGCTTCCTTACAAGGCGACTTTAACACTGCTAGAAGCAAGTTGAGGGAGTTACTTGTTACCTACGGTCTATCAGGAGAAGATATAATAAAACAAATGCATAAAGAATTAGTAGGAAATAACTTATTAAAAATACCTGAAGAGTTACGTGTTATTATAGCTGATTATTTAGGAGAGGCAGAATTCAGGCTAGTAGAAGGTGCTGACGACGATATACAATTAAGTGCAGTTATAGCTAAACTCGCCATTTTAGGTAATAAATATGATATTGGTGCCACAAAGTGA
- a CDS encoding AAA family ATPase, whose translation MRISEFLFSHGSLVSIYGVAGSGKTSIAMQVSNELSPSILIADEGDFEKRSFKSSQVYFAEVSSTFEIFKACLSLPPGLRLISVDPVNGHYRMERSSLDFLKLMTLLRSISQSGIKVLLTWNITWNDKVSGEKFMRRFSDDIFMVNGKTLIGNLRECDFRITKDKVIGCL comes from the coding sequence TTGCGGATATCGGAGTTCCTATTCTCCCATGGATCCTTAGTATCAATTTATGGAGTTGCGGGTTCTGGAAAAACCTCAATAGCAATGCAAGTTTCAAACGAGCTATCCCCATCAATTCTAATTGCAGATGAAGGAGACTTTGAAAAAAGGTCTTTCAAAAGCAGTCAGGTTTACTTTGCAGAGGTCTCCTCTACTTTTGAGATTTTTAAGGCATGTCTCAGTCTACCTCCTGGACTAAGGCTAATCTCTGTTGATCCAGTTAACGGTCATTACAGAATGGAAAGAAGTTCCTTAGACTTTCTGAAACTAATGACGTTACTGCGTTCAATTTCACAATCTGGAATTAAGGTTCTCTTGACTTGGAATATAACATGGAACGACAAAGTAAGCGGAGAAAAGTTCATGAGAAGGTTTTCAGATGACATATTTATGGTTAATGGAAAGACCTTAATAGGAAATTTAAGGGAATGTGATTTTAGGATAACTAAGGATAAAGTGATAGGATGCTTATAG
- a CDS encoding ORC1-type DNA replication protein — MVEDANKSTKDILDDVVNSPSSIFSDKRKLELDYVPSFLPHREDKIKELGIIFKDILTEGYVRSIRALALGKTGTGKTATTSAFEREFRKIAEERGSKVTMVHINCHKQRTLYLISLEIANRLKLPVPTRGLSSQEIFKIIHDYLDKRNIHLILTLDEFNQFIDSAPQDELYFLARIYDEISATTKRISYIFIVNDTYSLYRLDKSIKDHIVQRIIEFPPYSSHELFDILKARAEEAFVKGAVLDETLKFISDIYGNERGGSGNARAAIETLVVAGEIAEKQGALMVTLEHAKEANSSINPEIPQILDNLMDADLHQLLLIKALIQLVKRGKSEEVQMGVLESEYQKLCSEFGEEPRKHTQVYEHIRRLRQYGVLNTRQSGKGMRGRTTLISFTLPLDQKFEDFVDSKIRGRMTSR, encoded by the coding sequence TTGGTTGAGGACGCTAATAAATCGACCAAGGATATATTAGACGACGTAGTAAACTCTCCTTCCTCAATATTCTCAGATAAGAGAAAGTTAGAGCTAGATTATGTGCCTAGTTTTCTACCCCATAGAGAAGATAAAATAAAAGAACTAGGAATAATTTTTAAGGATATACTGACGGAGGGATACGTAAGATCGATAAGGGCTTTAGCCTTAGGAAAGACTGGTACTGGAAAGACGGCTACAACGTCTGCCTTTGAAAGGGAATTTAGGAAAATAGCTGAAGAAAGAGGATCTAAGGTAACAATGGTTCATATCAACTGCCATAAACAAAGGACGCTATATTTGATCAGTCTAGAAATAGCAAATAGACTGAAATTGCCCGTACCTACTAGAGGACTATCTTCTCAAGAAATATTCAAAATTATTCATGATTACTTAGACAAAAGAAATATACATTTGATACTTACCTTGGATGAATTCAACCAATTTATCGATAGTGCTCCCCAAGATGAATTATATTTCCTTGCAAGAATCTACGACGAAATCTCAGCTACTACTAAAAGAATAAGTTACATTTTCATAGTTAATGATACGTATTCCCTTTATAGACTAGATAAATCAATAAAAGATCATATAGTTCAGAGAATAATAGAATTTCCTCCTTATAGCTCTCACGAACTTTTTGATATATTAAAGGCTAGAGCAGAAGAGGCCTTCGTGAAGGGTGCAGTGTTGGATGAGACTTTAAAATTCATTTCAGATATATACGGAAACGAAAGGGGAGGAAGTGGAAATGCAAGAGCTGCAATTGAAACGTTAGTTGTTGCTGGAGAGATTGCTGAAAAACAAGGAGCTTTGATGGTGACTTTGGAACATGCTAAGGAGGCTAACTCTAGCATAAATCCAGAGATACCTCAAATTTTGGATAACCTAATGGATGCAGACTTACATCAGCTACTTTTGATCAAAGCATTGATACAGTTGGTGAAAAGGGGTAAAAGCGAAGAAGTTCAGATGGGCGTCTTGGAAAGCGAATATCAGAAACTCTGTTCTGAGTTTGGAGAAGAGCCAAGAAAACACACTCAAGTATATGAACATATAAGAAGGCTTAGACAGTACGGTGTGCTTAATACAAGGCAAAGCGGAAAGGGAATGCGAGGAAGAACTACGCTGATCTCGTTTACTTTACCGTTAGATCAGAAATTTGAGGACTTCGTCGATAGTAAAATAAGGGGTAGAATGACATCACGATGA
- a CDS encoding Sjogren's syndrome/scleroderma autoantigen 1 family protein — translation MSSTEQGVKKAADLLRQGATMLSDACPQCGLPLFRLKNGNVVCPNHGKIYLVKSDEEENKVRKNITMDQVEDILINNLYYFSSKVKEDPNDVDSVMQIIRYLDAIERIRKVK, via the coding sequence ATGTCTAGTACAGAACAAGGTGTAAAGAAAGCAGCAGATTTGTTAAGGCAAGGCGCTACAATGCTTAGCGACGCATGTCCTCAATGCGGTCTGCCTCTTTTCAGACTCAAGAACGGCAATGTGGTATGTCCTAATCACGGGAAGATATACTTAGTTAAAAGCGATGAGGAAGAAAACAAGGTAAGGAAGAATATTACCATGGATCAGGTCGAAGATATATTAATAAATAACTTGTATTATTTTTCGTCAAAGGTGAAAGAGGATCCAAACGACGTCGACTCAGTAATGCAAATTATAAGGTATCTCGACGCTATAGAGAGAATACGGAAGGTCAAGTGA